In one window of Drosophila mauritiana strain mau12 chromosome X, ASM438214v1, whole genome shotgun sequence DNA:
- the LOC117147779 gene encoding mitochondrial import inner membrane translocase subunit Tim13: MATNQHDLERIRQQIVLANIQELIQKMTRRCFDVCIAMPETELRSTERDCLANCMDRFMDSVQVVSSQYFRRRRRHQQVRLARSTTSSASPTAAASTSMPKSASSASNDEKVK, from the coding sequence ATGGCCACGAACCAGCACGACCTCGAGCGGATTCGGCAGCAGATCGTGTTGGCCAACATCCAGGAGCTGATCCAGAAGATGACGCGTCGCTGCTTCGACGTATGTATCGCTATGCCGGAAACGGAGTTGCGATCCACGGAGCGCGACTGCCTGGCCAACTGTATGGATCGGTTCATGGACTCGGTTCAAGTGGTGTCGAGCCAGTACTTCCGTCGCCGACGTCGCCATCAGCAAGTTCGTTTGGCCCGCTCGACCACCTCCTCCGCATCACCAACCGCagccgcatccacatccatgcCCAAATCCGCATCTAGTGCCTCCAATGACGAAAAGGTCAAATAA